Below is a window of Leucobacter sp. Psy1 DNA.
GGCCGGAGCACCCGCGCGAACTCATCGAGGGCGTCGCCGATGGAGTCGGGGTGGGTGTGGATCAGCGAGTACCAGGAGAGGATCCCGCCGACGCGCCCGTCATTGCAGGGGAGCGCCTCGGCGGAAGCCTCGTGAAATACGAGGCGAGGGAAGCGGCGCCGCGCGGCTGCGACGAACGGCGCAGTCGGCTCGACGCCGGCAACGGCGGTGACTCCTGGCAGCTCACCGGCATCATGGAGCGACGCCAGCCAGTCGGTCCAGTGCCCGGGACCGCAACCGACATCGAGCAGGATCCCCTGCTGGTGACTGGCCCAGTCGCGGATCGTCGAGCGGTCGACGGGCGAGGTCGCGTCCATCGTGCCGAGGAATCGCGTGTACTCCTCGGCACGAGACGCGTAGGCATCGCTCACCGTTTCGCAGGTCACCTCTGCATTCTGCCACCGCTTCCCGGTGCGGGTCTGAGGGCGCCCCAGAGTCTCGCCCACTGTTCAGGGGAGAGATCTCGTGGCAGCGCGTGCGCTGAGACGCCCGCGATCCGTACGGCGCCAGCCACCTCGGCCCGGGTCGCGGGCGCGGCTCTCTCGAGGATGCGGGCGAGCCGCCCGCCGCGTCCGATGAAGGCGGCGCTGACGAATCGCTCGTACCTCCGGCGATCCGTCAGCGGCACCAGCGGTGCGTCGCGGCGGACGATGCGGAGCAGGCCGCCATCCACGCCGGGTCGCGGCCGGAACCCGTGCGCGGGAACGCGACCGTGCAGTTCGAAACTGAACCAGGGCGCGCTCTGCGCCGTCATCAGGGTGCCTCCGCCGACGCCTGCGCGTTTTCGCGCGACCTCCCACTGTGTCAGGAGTATCGCCTCCTGCCACGAGCGCGACGCCAGCAGCCGCCGAAGGATCGGCGTGGTGAGGTGGAACGGTACATTGCCGACGA
It encodes the following:
- a CDS encoding class I SAM-dependent methyltransferase, coding for MTCETVSDAYASRAEEYTRFLGTMDATSPVDRSTIRDWASHQQGILLDVGCGPGHWTDWLASLHDAGELPGVTAVAGVEPTAPFVAAARRRFPRLVFHEASAEALPCNDGRVGGILSWYSLIHTHPDSIGDALDEFARVLRPGGGLCLGFFTGPEAVRFDHAITPAYFWPVEELAARVERAGFAVLSSRTRHDPDARPHADLVARRRPSVAAHRAELD
- the erm gene encoding 23S ribosomal RNA methyltransferase Erm, whose product is MPRSTFGGRHELGQNFLTHLPTLTRIVDLTAATHGPILEIGCGDGALTRPLAALGRPLRAIDIDEHRVTAVRRTLPDVDVHQADALTYPLDRPVIVGNVPFHLTTPILRRLLASRSWQEAILLTQWEVARKRAGVGGGTLMTAQSAPWFSFELHGRVPAHGFRPRPGVDGGLLRIVRRDAPLVPLTDRRRYERFVSAAFIGRGGRLARILERAAPATRAEVAGAVRIAGVSAHALPRDLSPEQWARLWGALRPAPGSGGRMQR